GATTTTCCTCTCGCGCGCGCCTTCCCCAAACTCGCTGCCTCGCTCCCCACGGAACCCGGCTTGCAACGGCGCTGACGCCCCCCGCCGaacccgccctgcgccgcccgcctcgccccCATCCTACCCGCCCTGCAACGGCGCTGGTGAACctgccctgcgccgccgacgAAACCACCGCTTGCTCCGGCAGCCGCGGCACACGGGGCGCACGGCGGCTCCGGCAGGtttcggccggcgccgccgggacGCGCCAGGAGCGGGTTCGGCCGCCGACGTCGTGGCCCGCGCGGAGACGACGTCGGGACCCCTCCACGCGCCTCCAGCATCCCAGGCGGAGACAcaaccgccgtcgccggcgctgcGGGCTGCCGCATGGCCGCGTGCTGCTGCGCGCTGCGTCCACCGCCGTGCCGCTCGCGGGTCCCGAGGACCTGCCTCTTCTTGCACCGGTCTGCCGCCTCAGGTGAGGATTTCTTCaatcttagggttagggtttgggataTTTGTGGATTTTCATTATGCAACTGAAATTTGCGTCCCCAAATTCTAATTGCTTCAGGGAGGGGGCGGAGCATGGTGGCCGGACATCAATGGAGGTCGTGAAGGAGGAGGGGTAACGGAAGAGAGGAGGCGAGGGGATTGTGGCGGCATACTTCATGGCAAGCTATGCACTTCCGCCGCCACCACAGGTCCCTACATCGGCAAGCTCCCCAGCTCCAGcgcccacctccacctcgccggagaTTGCCGGATATGGTGGACCCGGTTCCCCACTACCTCTCCcacccccttcttcttccttatCGATCCGTGGCCGTACAGCAAGTGACCGTACAACTTCCCCAAATCACCAGACTTCCCCTAGGCCGGGGGGAGAGGCTCGGTCACCAGCAGGCTATTGGTCAGACATGTTCGTGAGCAACGGTGACATGCCACCAGCGATGGCGTATGTCGGGCTCGCCGCGCTCGAGCAGCCCGGCTCCCGAGCGACAGAGTGCAAGGTACGTATGGTTGTTTGCTCTGTAACTGCAAGCAGCAAGCTGATGGAACTGGGGCTGAACTTCTGACACATGTTGTCATCAGAATTAAGACATCCTGATTCACCGATGTTGTGATGCGTTTGACTGGGATGTGTATTCGTGTAAAACATTGCTGAATGCATTCTCCTTTCCATTCACATCTGAATagattttatttcttttctttacaTAGTTTGCACCCGGCGAGGGCACCCGACGGCAGCCCCCCGGCGAGGGCGCGCGGCGCCTCCTCCCGTGGAGGCTCACGCGATGGCATCCaggccgtgcggcggcggcggcggcccccggcAGCCCGGCCAGGGCGCGCATGTGTACCTGTGGCGAGTCGTCAGCGAGCTGCGGTGAGTCCCACACTTCTCATGCTCGGGTAGGAACTGCATGTCTGCATATGACTACAAAAATTAGTCTGCATGTCTGCAAGTCCATCTCTAAATGCAAGCTCACCAGCAAGGCTGACAGGGAGAACATTCGCAGGGAGATCCAGATCATGCAGCATTTTTCTGGACAGCCAAGACAGCCAAACATTGTTGAGTTCAGGGGAGCGTTGGAGGATAATAGCAATGTGCATGTGGTGATGGAGCTCTGCTCAGGTGGTGAGCTATTCAATCGGATCATTGCTAAAGGCCACTACACAGAATGGTCAGCTGCTACAATCTGCAGAGCAGTTGTGAATGTTGTGAACATTTGTGCGTCGTGATCTGAAACTAGAGAAATTCTTGCTCGCAACCAAGGAGGAGAATGCAATGCTTAAGGCCACTGATTTCGGGCTTTCAGTCTCCAATGAAGAAGGTAATATGAATATATACGATCTGTGTACACTTCGAATGTGCATTGTATCGCAATATCATTATATATTTTTGAGCATTGATCTGTTAAGGTTCGTGGCTGTAGTTTTCAATTTTTCTTATTGCTATACAACTCAGCTAAGGCTAGCATTCCATATATACCTAATCTGGTTTCAATTCAGTAGAGCGTATGGTACTCTTTATTCGAAGCAATTCAAGAGCTTGTGCTTAATTGACACACCATCTGACCATGTTACAggcaatattttttttgtcactGCAAAGTGTAAACAGAGTGTGCCTTAACTTAAAGATCTGTTGATCCTGCCAGCTTCACAGAGAAGAGAACTAGCCAAAACTGGTGATGTTTGCTATGTTTCCATTCATAATTTAGCACTGAAAAGTGGAAACCATAAAGCTGGTTCTGTATCAGTTATGACTTGTGAGTGGCCACTGAAACCACTACCAAATTAGTAATGGTAGCTCAATGGTTATTAATGGTACCACTTTTGATAgttttatatatgtatatccAGTATGGAGCTTTGCATGGCAGAGGTAGAGGAACTTCAATTAAGCTGTAGTGTAAAGACTTGAGAATTATATTGGAAAAATTATGTTTGTGTGAGAGCTGTAGTGCAAGAGCCGGTACAAAGGAGATGAATGTTTACCCATTGTATTGATCGTTAGTGTCTTCACTATCTTTGCAAGTCAGGTGAATATCCATACTAGAGATTTGAGGAAATAGCGGACATAAAATGAGCAAATGAGAATTTCAACATTTCTATATTTCACATCAGTTTTACAGTACTGGGGTTCCAATATCACTTTGTCTCTTTGTTCTGCGTATCTGAAATCTGCCCCTTAATCTGTTGCCAAGGATTAAGctaattgttgtgttcctccaTTTTCCATATAAGCTTCTTTAGACTGGGCTTGACAGATTTACAGTGAGACTCCGGCCATAGGAACTATCGAGGGTTCGATTCGCTCTCTCTCCTTTTGTTTATTGAATATATTTGTTTCTTTCTAGGTTTTCTTTGTCAGTTTGGTGAGTTAATTGTCCCACAAAATGCAACATAATAATAACTCCATAGTTCCTATGCAACATAATAATAACTCCATCGTTTCTGATCCGAAATTTGTTGACGCAGGGAGGGAACAAGTTTCTGAGCTACATCCAGTGCTGTATCAACGCCTCAAGAGAAGAAAGTGCTTTCACTGCCTATGTGAACAATTAGGTCTCAGTTTTGCTAAATATCCAAAAATGTGTAATATATTTACTCTGATGGCTGCTCCGTCGGTATGTACGAAGAACAAACCAGTTTTATGTTTGCTTGTACAAGCCGTCATTAACTTATTTGTGATACGTGGTAATTATGATCTAATATGTTTGGTGTACATTTGAAATTTAGCcgtggcgttagcacgggcacTTTACTATTGAGAGTAAAGACCGTTATAGCAATAAACACTAAATAGTAAAGTGGTTGCATAACGAGTTGGCGAGAGCAGAAGTCCTAGGAGAGGCATACATCATTGGTTTACAGATGTTTGCTTTGGTACGACTTTTTATTGAAATAAGTTTGGTTTGGTATCACTTTTTTATGGAAAagattttttcttaaaaaaaatgaaaaatgtaaCCTTGTGACAGTTTGTTTGGTTTACATATATATTTGTGACTAAGAAGTAGAAAAAGCTTTTCAAACTTTAAGTCGCCGAGATTTGTACCCGCCACccgcagagagagagagtggagaAATGGTGGATTGACTTGCTAAACATTGGCATCTACCAGAGCCAAATTTTAGCTTTGCGTAGGCATGACAAGCGAGTAACTGTGCAGCCTTCGAGGGACCCGGCGCAGCAGGTGCCGATTCTCGTATGAATCCCGACTTCGGCAGGGTTTATACTTCTTCCAAACCGAACACGTCTCCGGCTCACCGCTTCGACCCCTTTCCAGAGTCTCGTCCGCCGCTTGCCGCCTCCATACGCGCaggcgcggccatggcgatgAGCACGATCCGATCGGCCCTCGCGAGGGCGTCCATCGCCCCGAAGCTGCGGGCCCCCCACCGgttcgccgccaccgctgccgccggcgagacGCAGCCCGAAAGGGTGGCGGCGGAGATGATCCGTTACGCCCTCGGCGGGGCCGTGCACCGGAGCTCGCCAGGTTTCCCCCTTGTCCCGCTCCCCTTGTGCTAGTACGCATTAGGGCTGTGAGGATTCTCTAGTTTGCGCTGAACCGCTGTTGCTGGCGTGCCAGAGGAGGCGATGCGGATACTGGAGCAGGGGGCCTCGAACctgcagggcggcggcgagggcggcgccgaggccgtGGGGCTGCTCATGCTCGCCATGTCCACGCTGCTCTATCGGAGGTACGCTGCGCCGCTCATTTCTGTCCGAAGCTCTAATCGGAACAAATTTCTGACAAGTTACCTGACACTGCAATTGTGGTGAATTCGGCGGGTTGTTTGGGTCGATTGGCATTTTGTCACTGCTATAGATTTCTGTTGTCTAGCTTTGCATATCTGTGGCATTTATGAAGGGATTCAGGCCCAGTAAACATTGTGAAACGAACAAGTCTATaagaggatttagagtggtcgAGTGTTCTGGTTTGCAAAGTAGCTGGCCGTTGGCAGATGATTCACATTGCGGATGGTACATGGGTGGAGAAATTCATGCATTTGACAGATGCTTGGCTTTAGCATGATAATATATAATGTGAGCGATATCTATGGTGATAATTACTGTTTCATTTCAATGTGGCATAATGAGGTTGAGTTACTAGCACATGATAATTCCAATTGGATCCTTGATTTATCTCCAGTTAGACTTTCCCATTGTATGTGGCATAGTTAAGTTGGGTTGCTGGTGATATAACAACACCAACTGGATCCTTGTCCTTGATTTCCTATTCTAGTTCGACCTTTCCCCATTTGAGAAGATTTGAGTCATTTGAGTAATATTATGTGATTCTCCATGCAGTGGAAGACGCCAAGATGCAATGGAAAAGCTCAAAGCATCCCAACAAGTTGCTCCTTCTGCATCCTTCAGAGGTGATTTTCTAGCTTCCTGTTTTATAAGGGTAGTATATTTGGGAGTACTAAACTACATACTGTGAATCACTTATCTTTAACCATATAAAACAAAGAGGTCTTAAGTACCACACTTGTCTCCCATTTTTAGTAGAAATAAAACTCAGAAGTGTTCTTATTTTGTGTCTGATGGTCCTTTGGCTTTCTTGTGTCAAAAAAGAAGAAATCAGTGGATTGTTTTATTTCTTGTCTAAGTTGACTAAAACTTAAAGTGAAATGAAGTTTTAGGTCTTTGAGAGACGGAGAGTTGGTATTATTGCTTATTAATTTAGGCAACAATCTTGAACGACATTTCTGATTGTGATTGATTTTGCAGTTGCGGCGTGGGAAGCACTAATGGGATTACACATGGAGGCAGGCCAGGTTTGGTCCTAGATGTTCATTTAGTCTTCACTGGCCTTAACGTGAAATTTATGTTATTTTAAATTCAGGAGATGTCCCACTCAATATCCCCAAATGATTCAGTTGATCTGTCAATCAAAGATGATAGCCAATGGTCTGATCAGGATCATCTTAAATTCCGGGTTAATGCTATCAAAGGACTTATTGCACTTCTGAATGGAGATACAGAATCAGGTATTTTAATGTCCCAAAATGTTATTGCTAGATTAATAGGGAATAAGGTGTGACAATaaaatttaatctaaattttctCTTTATCAGCAGCCCAGCTGTTTGTTGATGGGTGCAGGGACTTTGCTGGATGCAAACACCAAACAGGTACAACCATCTCTGAAACAGAATATTCACATTTTATCTTCAATAAGTGCATACATGCCTATTGATGTTCTTTCCTCAGAAAATGCCGCCGTTTCATATGGTGAATATTTGCATTGTGTTGGGGATTTTCCAATGGCAACACAGGTGTATGAGAGTGTTCTTGAGGCAGCTCGCATGGAAGATATGTCTGGAAACCTTTTAGCAGCTGGCAACATGGTTCCTGAAGAGGTTTCTCTTGGTGCCACTTGCTCATATGGCCAGCTTTTATCTCAATCTGGGTAAGATTCAGAGCAATCTCTAATGTTCTTtggttaaatttgtttaaatttaTCAAATATTCTATTTATAAACCTACagatcatctttttttttttaaaaaaaagtacaAATCATCTCTATTGTTGTTCGTTTGACTTAACTGTTTCTAAATCTGTACCCTTTTATGGAGGCTTACCTTTTCCGCTTAATCCAGGAAATTTGGTGAGGCAGAGGATTATCTCACAAGGGCACTACAAAAGGCTGAAGAACAATTTGGTATGTCATATTAAGTTTATTAAATGAATACTAGAAAACAGTGGCATCCAAGTGTCAAATATGGGCGACAATTTAATAATATATAATTTGTAATGCATGCAGGTGCAAACCACCCAAAGGTTGGCATTGTTTTGACCTGTGTAGCTAGAATGTACAAACTGAAAGCAAAATCCgaaggttctagttcaattatgGTTCAGGAGGTCAGTAAATAACTCTTCGAATAGTTGTCTCCACAAGAAACCATGCTATCCATCCTTATTTTCTCTTTTGCATGCTCTAGGGAGGTTGTGCAGGAAATTTATGCTTGGACTCAACGATCTGTTTTCTACTTTATGATTGCAGGGTTTGTACAGGAAGGCCTTAGAAGTATTGAAAGCCCCTGCTATTAATTCCGAGGGTAAAATAACGATATTCTATCTATGCTGGGGTTCGTTTCCATCATTTGAGTTACATATTGATGTTATTTATATGCTGCAGGTACCAGCAAACAGATGGACTGGAGAGATATCATCTCCCTTGCTAGAGGTTATATCTTTGGACTATTTACTTTTTTAGCATCTCATACCTTAAGGCCCTTATATTAAAATTAATCCATGCAACTCTTTATTAGCAAGTTACTTAGTAGAACAATGCTGCTACCATGACAACATGTTACAACGATTGATTCAGTATTTGAGTTTGCCATACAACTCTTAAAAGCAAGTTACTTGTTACAACAGCATGCATGGCATATCGTTCATTATCTGGTATCCATTGTCATCCATTGTTAGTTGATGAATGTATGTTGTCAGTTTATTCTGAATCCACCCTGCCTTGTTATCCTAGTAGAATAGGATTTCATTTAAAATCCTCCAACCATGGAGAAGAATGGCTCGAAATCCTTTCAATTGTGGTTTCCATTACTTGCTGTACATGGCTCCCAGCAATCGATAAGCCTTAAAATTTTCAGAGTCTTGACAAATCTGACAGGAGCACTGGAGCAGTTTAAATACCAAACGATCACCGCTAGCAGTTCTTTCTTGCAGGAACATTACTACTTAGATGGTTTTCTTCTCATGTGGGCTTGTTCTCCCACTCTTCAGGCACAACGCTAGGGATTGGAGGGGATTGAGGGAGATTTTTACTTGTTGAGGTCATAGTCACCAGGAACGTGGTATGGTGCCCACGTTCCTGTACCGGGAACGCGGGTACATTTTCATTCCAATAGTGTTAAAATCACTCTTAAACAACGTACCATGTACCACGTTCCTCGATCCATAGATCCGGGAACTTTTGTGACTGTGGTTGGGGTTTAATCCCTCCCGTCCCCCTCCAACCTCCCACCCCCCTCAATCCCCTCCAAACTTAACAAGCCCGTAGACCATGTTCGTTTAATCCCTAGCTGAGAGGGATTGAGGAGGATTAGATCCCCTACAAGTCAGTTGGGAATCTATTCCTCCTCAATCCCTCTGATCTCTCCCTTCTTGGGATTAACTGAACAAAGTCTTAAGAGTTTGGGGTAGTACTGAAAATTTCCCTCTTAACTTGCAGGCGAGTACGCAGAGCTGTTGCTAATCCAGTCCAATCGGAAGGCGGAAGGTGAACGGATGAAGGAGTGGGCCCAAGATGCTTGGAGGAACCGTAGATTGACTCTAGCTCAGGCACTAGAGTTTTCAGAACCTTCAAAGCCGACTGTCGTTGTTGACACTCGAATCGGCAGGGTCCTGTAGCTCTCATAAATAATCTGATGAAACGTACCATGAAATAATCAGTGAACCTACCTCTGATGTAATATTATTACTTATAAAGAGGAGTTGCTCCGTTACCAGAATCTGGTGCGCGTCTATATTTTAGAGAAAAGGATTCCCCCGTTTTTATTTCCAAGGAGATAAAATGTTTTGGTCACGTGTTACAGTTCAGCATAATTAAGGGAGCGCCTGCCACTGTGTTCGAGAAAAGGCACGAGCACACGCTCTCTGCCACATTGACCTACGCCAGAAATCAACGAAGACGCCTCCAGATCTGTTGGAGAAGGATCCCAATTTGTTGTTGTCACCAGATCTGTTGGAGAAGGATCCCAATTTGTTGTCGTCAGAGCGGTTGAACCTGGAATCCCCTCCAGCATTGGCGGCTCCCGCGCCTTGGCTTCCAGCATCTCCACTATGCTCCAGCTTCTTCTGACCCTTTTCTTTGCACCGAAGTTCCCATCTTCTCAGCATCCCGGCCCCCTTTGTCACCACCACGCGCACATCCGACCAAACTAATCCCTGAAAACTAATAAGATTTCTTATAGTTTCCAAAGACTCCACAGAATGGAAGCAGAACATACATTAATAATTGAATATTTTTTCTGACCGACCCACCATTTCGCCACAGATTCAAAGTCGGCACCCATAGTGACACCACAGATCTCAGACCACATGCACCAAACTAGCTTGGCCATACAACACTCGAAGAGCAGATGGTGAATCGACTCTAGCTCATTGCAAAACAGGCATGTTCTATCCTCTACCTGTCGTCTCTTACTCAGGTTGTCCCTAGTTAAAAGCTTACTGTTACTCAGAGCCAAAGAAAGATCTGCACCCTTGGGGGGGATACAGATTTTCCAAACCACAGGGCTAACGACCTGCTTGACTCCTCTGAAATTCACGATGGCGTAAAGAGATTGCACCGAGTAGACGCAAGAGGATTGTACATCGAGATGATGGCATCCTCATCCCCAGAAAACTATATCGACTCAAGCCAGAGGTTCATAACTTGAGGAGACACACGGTTATCCTGAACGTTAGCTTCAGGTTCAACCCATCCGATCCCAAGCATTGGCCACAGTGATgcttttttcatttgaaatacAATAGAGGGGCCAGTATTGAATTGAATTGCCGAACCACTGGTCCTCCCAAAATCTCACCTTCCTCCCATCTCCTATTTGCCAAGAAACCCCCATCTGAGCATCTTTGCTGGCCTAGAAAAAAAAACGCGGCCGGGGGGTGAACGGACCccaccgtttttcattaagaggaagcgactACGGCTTCACCCGGCCGCggaaaaacccccgaaccctggcccatcCCCGATAGGGTAAgccttgcggcgagcacagcgaggagATTTTTTTACCCACGAGCGGAAATTCGTCCCAGCTGGGATTCGAACTCACGACCTCGTGGGAGCGACGCTACTGGGCTGGGCTAGCCAACTCGGCTGCCCAACCTTTCGCTTTGCTGGCCTAGAGAACACGTTTCCAAAAAGGTGATGTTCCCAGGACAGGGCAGCAAAAGAGATTAGGGGAGTGATTCCTATATTTGTGATCTACAATCTTTTTCCAAAGCACATGATCATTTAAATGACTAGTGATTGGCGTGCACCTTGGCGCGCGAAGGAAACAATGGTGATTGAAATGTATGGTAAGTATGATTGTACATATATTACAACATGGTGGTTGGAGCATCGATGTGTTCGGTTTCTAGATTTGGAGCAAGCAGGTGGTTGTGATAGATTTAAGCAAATTACTGCACCCATATTgttagaaaataaaaatatgttCTGATTCCAGCAAGAAAAGAAGGAAAGCATGGGGTGGATCTGAACAAAAATAATTTGGGAAGAACATATTTGGGAAGAGCATACCTCGATGCTCAAGGGGAAGTAGAAAAGATGAATTGGAGAGTCCGATCCAAGGGCAAGGGACTTGGTTTGGGCTGGGGCGAGTTTGATCCGATTTGGGCCTGGAAGGAACAGCATCACCGTGTAATCCATGCGAAGCTGTGGCGTTCCTCCGGGATTTCCTCCGAGAAATGTTTAGAGTCGCTACTGACAGTCAAACCATCACACAATGTCCAATAACTACtttttgtttcgaaataaaatttttttgttcccgaacaatttttttttgtattgctaaaataattaaaaaaattattctggaacaaaataatttttttctaaaacaaATTTAATTATGAGTCAGTTTAGACCCGATAACATAAAATCTAGAGTATGTGACAAGTCTGCTGGCCGCGTGACCCTATCAGCGCCCGTTCCTCCTCCGACATGTCATGTAGAGCTAGGCTGGGGTAGGCCACCAGCCCACCAACGGTCGGTTGGACCATGCCGTGCCCGGGCCGGCATGGAGGCCCAGGCATGGCACTGCCCTGGGCCGGGTCTGGCACAATCACGATGGGCCATGACCTGGGCTGTTCCAGTGCCGTGCTTTTTaggggaatttttcatttttatatttaaaaaaacaaaatttcaaaaatatatgccgaatagggaaattttcaaaaatgggtgcatgTCGCCCtcctaatgggcgacagggtgccagtcgcccatccagtgggcgacaggacctaaatataaaaaaaattatatttaggtcctggcgcccagggtGCATTAAAAtttgaacttgtaaaatcgatataaaatcgtagaaaaatcaaaaaaatataaactcaactgttctggattatatgaaacaatatctacaacttttgttaaataaagtttttcatttgatcaatgtatcttgctctattttaaataacAGTTTAatacacttttatttaaatctcaagatacatcctttggatgcatgtcatctttggccacggtgttgcatatggtgagcataggcttgtacaaaattggtaggcacagaaaacatttctagaataattttttaaattagatcttgcaatatgtctagtttaaatgggttatttatccatgctgctatactgagtattagaagacataacttttacagtaccattattttatttcctaagagctataaaaaaagtttggtaaattttagataagcacaactagaccaaatgaattatttcagatttttctaggtacaagaactatttttcttgatttagatacattgatcaaatgaaaaactttatgtaacaaaagttgtagatattatttcatagagtctagaacagttgagtttgtatttttctatgattttatatcaattttacaagttcactgtttaatgcgccctgggcgccaggacctaaatataaattttttttacatttaggtcatgtCGCCCATCTagtgggcgacaggcaccctgtcgcccccctgtcgcccattaggggggcgacagacacccatttttaaaaatttccgtattcgacatatatttttgaaattttatttttttaaatataaaaatgaaagaaGTCCCTTTTTAGGACCGGGCCCGTGCTGGCCCAGCAGGCCTGGCTCAGTTGGCCAACTGTACCCCGCAGCTCCCAGCCTCCAACCGCCAGACCCAGACCCTGTCCCGCACGC
The nucleotide sequence above comes from Panicum virgatum strain AP13 chromosome 3K, P.virgatum_v5, whole genome shotgun sequence. Encoded proteins:
- the LOC120698468 gene encoding uncharacterized protein LOC120698468 isoform X1 codes for the protein MNPDFGRVYTSSKPNTSPAHRFDPFPESRPPLAASIRAGAAMAMSTIRSALARASIAPKLRAPHRFAATAAAGETQPERVAAEMIRYALGGAVHRSSPEEAMRILEQGASNLQGGGEGGAEAVGLLMLAMSTLLYRSGRRQDAMEKLKASQQVAPSASFRVAAWEALMGLHMEAGQEMSHSISPNDSVDLSIKDDSQWSDQDHLKFRVNAIKGLIALLNGDTESAAQLFVDGCRDFAGCKHQTENAAVSYGEYLHCVGDFPMATQVYESVLEAARMEDMSGNLLAAGNMVPEEVSLGATCSYGQLLSQSGKFGEAEDYLTRALQKAEEQFGANHPKVGIVLTCVARMYKLKAKSEGSSSIMVQEGLYRKALEVLKAPAINSEGTSKQMDWRDIISLARGEYAELLLIQSNRKAEGERMKEWAQDAWRNRRLTLAQALEFSEPSKPTVVVDTRIGRVL
- the LOC120698468 gene encoding uncharacterized protein LOC120698468 isoform X2, with product MNPDFGRVYTSSKPNTSPAHRFDPFPESRPPLAASIRAGAAMAMSTIRSALARASIAPKLRAPHRFAATAAAGETQPERVAAEMIRYALGGAVHRSSPEEAMRILEQGASNLQGGGEGGAEAVGLLMLAMSTLLYRSGRRQDAMEKLKASQQVAPSASFRVAAWEALMGLHMEAGQEMSHSISPNDSVDLSIKDDSQWSDQDHLKFRVNAIKGLIALLNGDTESAQLFVDGCRDFAGCKHQTENAAVSYGEYLHCVGDFPMATQVYESVLEAARMEDMSGNLLAAGNMVPEEVSLGATCSYGQLLSQSGKFGEAEDYLTRALQKAEEQFGANHPKVGIVLTCVARMYKLKAKSEGSSSIMVQEGLYRKALEVLKAPAINSEGTSKQMDWRDIISLARGEYAELLLIQSNRKAEGERMKEWAQDAWRNRRLTLAQALEFSEPSKPTVVVDTRIGRVL